In the Loxodonta africana isolate mLoxAfr1 chromosome 1, mLoxAfr1.hap2, whole genome shotgun sequence genome, one interval contains:
- the NCR3 gene encoding natural cytotoxicity triggering receptor 3 translates to MAWTLLLIFILVHPASCALWVIQPPEIRTEEGATTSLPCFFNASQGRPAIGSVTWYWDNVAPGKEVRNRTPEFQGRLAPLGSARFLCDHQAELHIWDTLANDSGVCLCRVEVLGLGVGTGNGTCLVVERGSSQREDSTILHLLLRAAFYAFSFLSVAMGSTIYYQGKCK, encoded by the exons ATGGCCTGGACGCTGTTGCTCATCTTTATCTTGGTCCATCCAG CATCCTGTGCTCTCTGGGTGATCCAGCCCCCTGAGATTCGGACTGAGGAGGGCGCCACCACCTCCCTGCCCTGCTTCTTCAATGCCAGCCAAGGGAGACCTGCCATTGGCTCTGTCACGTGGTACTGGGACAATGTAGCCCCTGGGAAGGAGGTGAGGAACAGGACCCCAGAGTTCCAGGGCCGCCTGGCCCCCCTCGGCTCTGCCCGCTTCCTCTGTGACCACCAGGCTGAGCTGCACATATGGGACACCCTAGCCAATGACTCTGGAGTCTGCCTGTGCAGGGTGGAGGTGCTGGGCCTGGGTGTCGGCACTGGGAATGGGACTTGTCTGGTGGTGGAGAGAG GATCCTCTCAGCGAGAGGACAGCACCATCCTCCACCTCCTCCTTAGGGCTGCATTCTATGCCTTCAGTTTTCTCTCTGTGGCCATGGGCAGCACCATCTATTACCAGGGCAAATGTAAGTAA
- the LST1 gene encoding leukocyte-specific transcript 1 protein, with protein sequence MDSFLIKVFFLVSAALGGFLLLVMGILSTCLCWLHRRIKRVERSWALSSEQELHYASLQRLPAPGGAEGPSLSKGDQQDAKEDPSADYACIAKKKPTLAPPGASLKG encoded by the exons ATGGATTCCTTCCTTATAAAAG ttttttttttagtgtctgcAGCGCTGGGAGGGTTCCTGCTCCTAGTCATGGGCATTCTGTCCACCTGTCTGTGTTGGCTCCACCGGAGAA taaagagggtggagaggagctgG GCCCTGTCCTCAGAGCAGGAGCTCCACTATGCATCTCTGCAGAGGCTGCCAGCACCAGGTGGTGCTGAGGGGCCCAGCCTCAGCAAGGGAGACCAGCAGGATGCCAAGGAAGACCCCAGTGCTGACTATGCCTGCATCGCCAAGAAAAAACCCACCCTAGCACCCCCAGGCGCCTCCCTCAAGGGGTAG
- the LTB gene encoding lymphotoxin-beta isoform X2, which translates to MEASGPEGRVGRPQGRGCLLLAVVGAIVLGSVVLSVPITVLTVLVLVPQDQGGVSSRSCRRRKRKQISARGSRLPTS; encoded by the exons ATGGAGGCATCGGGGCCAGAGGGCCGGGTTGGGAGGCCCCAGGGGAGGGGCTGCCTCCTGCTGGCTGTGGTTGGAGCCATTGTACTGGGGTCCGTGGTGCTGTCTGTGCCTATCACTGTCCTGACTGTGCTGGTCTTGGTGCCCCAGGACCAGGGAGGAGTG AGTTCCAGAAGCTGCCGGAGGAGAAAGCGGAAACAGATCTCAGCCCGAGGCTCCCGGCTGCCCACCTCATAG